One window from the genome of Natronomonas pharaonis DSM 2160 encodes:
- a CDS encoding RNA-guided endonuclease InsQ/TnpB family protein → MEVRRTVPVKLDLDSDDAALLRETVGEFLWAANYVVDHAWQGEYKTTSKAQLQEETYDEVREQTRLHANLVQNARNKAADAVQGAVARWKQGEYAGKPHFSQPTVVYDKRCATFHDESVSLATVDGRIEVEYVLPDGDRDTPHSRYLDNDDYEVTGAELHNKDGEWFLHLRTKAEMESDTPEQATTGHSTVLGVDLGVNQLAVTSTGRFWSGHEFDHWRREYEKRRASLQQCGSRHAHENIQSIGRTETGRFKMMLHRIANGIIEEAVENDCTVIAFEELTGIRDRLSGASWGHKWAFERLYEYVEYKSELYGIDVEQVDPENTSRRCSHCGFTHPDNRDGEGFECLKCGYENHADYNAAKNIGLRYLRRNQTGDGGGAPVGVRLNRGMVNANGVYEPPAGESGQSGSPRESPTLNEANGEAVSE, encoded by the coding sequence ATGGAGGTGCGGCGCACTGTTCCAGTCAAACTCGACTTGGACAGCGACGACGCCGCGCTTCTCCGCGAAACCGTTGGCGAGTTTTTGTGGGCCGCGAACTACGTTGTTGACCACGCTTGGCAGGGCGAATACAAGACGACCAGCAAGGCCCAGTTGCAGGAGGAAACCTACGACGAGGTACGCGAACAGACGCGGTTACACGCGAATCTCGTCCAGAACGCTCGCAACAAGGCCGCCGACGCCGTACAGGGGGCCGTCGCTCGCTGGAAGCAAGGCGAGTACGCAGGAAAGCCACACTTCTCGCAACCGACTGTCGTCTACGACAAGCGGTGTGCGACCTTCCACGACGAGTCCGTGTCGCTGGCAACCGTTGATGGGCGTATCGAAGTCGAGTACGTCCTACCAGACGGCGACCGCGATACACCTCACAGCCGGTATCTCGACAACGACGACTACGAGGTGACGGGCGCGGAACTCCACAACAAGGACGGCGAGTGGTTCCTTCATCTCCGCACAAAGGCGGAGATGGAGTCGGACACGCCGGAACAGGCAACGACCGGGCACAGCACAGTCCTCGGCGTTGACCTCGGCGTGAACCAACTCGCCGTCACTTCGACAGGGAGGTTCTGGAGTGGTCACGAGTTCGACCACTGGCGACGGGAGTACGAAAAGCGGCGGGCGTCACTCCAGCAGTGTGGGTCGCGCCACGCCCACGAGAACATCCAGTCTATCGGTCGCACAGAGACGGGTCGGTTCAAGATGATGCTCCACCGGATTGCGAACGGCATCATCGAGGAAGCCGTCGAGAACGATTGTACGGTCATCGCCTTCGAGGAGTTGACCGGCATCCGCGACCGGCTCTCCGGTGCCTCGTGGGGACACAAGTGGGCCTTCGAGCGGTTGTACGAGTACGTCGAATACAAATCCGAACTCTACGGTATCGACGTGGAGCAGGTGGACCCGGAGAATACGTCACGCCGTTGCTCACACTGTGGGTTCACCCACCCTGACAACCGCGACGGCGAGGGTTTCGAGTGTCTGAAATGCGGCTACGAGAACCACGCCGACTACAACGCGGCGAAAAATATAGGCTTGCGGTATCTCCGCCGTAACCAAACTGGGGACGGCGGAGGCGCACCCGTAGGCGTGCGCTTGAATCGCGGGATGGTGAACGCGAATGGAGTGTATGAACCTCCTGCCGGGGAGTCCGGCCAGAGCGGGAGTCCACGCGAAAGCCCCACCCTCAACGAAGCGAACGGCGAAGCCGTGAGCGAGTAG
- a CDS encoding outer membrane protein assembly factor BamB family protein, with the protein MDTPSRRSFLLAGGSFAIGVGAGLGIAHRDDVLPSRVVWAFETTGRIVSSPTVGDGTVYVGSDDSTVHSVSTSDGTRRTTARLHTKAGVFSSPALGADGGLYVGSTDTAIYGLFSSPGARDEWRFETTDWVTASPAVADGTVYVGSTDGTMYALNAETGAEQWRFETGDGIVSSPAVVDGTVYVGSTDGTVYALDADSGTDRWQFDTEGRVYSSPTVADGTVYVGSYDANIYAIDTTDGVEQWQFETGDSIWSSPTVLEETLWIGSKDAALYAVATEDGSEQWRFPTGGEVNSSPTVAGETVYVGSDDANLYAVAASDGSERWTFETGGAVQSSPTVADGTVYVGSGDSTLYALDADETGSSEGSRAELRTLGYFAE; encoded by the coding sequence ATGGATACGCCCTCCCGTAGATCGTTCCTGCTTGCTGGCGGCTCGTTCGCCATTGGCGTCGGTGCCGGGCTCGGTATCGCACACCGTGACGACGTACTACCGAGTCGCGTTGTGTGGGCGTTCGAAACGACCGGCCGTATCGTTTCATCGCCGACCGTCGGCGACGGTACGGTGTATGTCGGTAGTGACGACAGTACCGTCCACAGTGTGTCGACAAGCGACGGCACACGACGCACAACAGCTAGGCTACATACGAAGGCTGGTGTCTTTTCATCACCGGCGCTAGGTGCCGACGGTGGACTCTATGTCGGGAGCACCGATACCGCCATTTACGGGCTGTTTTCAAGCCCCGGGGCGAGAGACGAGTGGCGGTTCGAGACTACTGACTGGGTGACAGCCTCGCCGGCAGTAGCCGACGGCACCGTCTACGTCGGGAGCACGGACGGGACAATGTACGCCCTCAACGCCGAAACCGGAGCCGAACAGTGGCGGTTCGAAACTGGAGACGGCATCGTTTCCTCACCCGCTGTCGTCGACGGCACGGTCTATGTTGGGAGTACTGATGGGACCGTCTATGCGCTTGATGCCGATAGCGGCACCGACCGGTGGCAGTTCGACACTGAGGGTCGTGTCTACTCTTCGCCGACGGTTGCTGACGGCACCGTGTATGTCGGCAGTTACGACGCCAACATCTATGCCATCGACACCACAGACGGGGTCGAACAGTGGCAGTTTGAGACGGGCGACAGCATCTGGTCGTCGCCGACGGTGCTTGAAGAAACACTCTGGATAGGCAGCAAAGACGCTGCTCTCTATGCGGTCGCTACCGAAGACGGTAGCGAACAATGGCGGTTCCCAACTGGGGGCGAGGTCAACTCGTCGCCGACAGTGGCCGGTGAGACGGTTTATGTCGGCAGCGACGACGCCAACCTCTACGCAGTTGCTGCTTCGGATGGGTCCGAACGGTGGACGTTCGAAACCGGAGGCGCGGTGCAGTCGTCACCGACGGTAGCTGATGGGACCGTCTACGTCGGGAGCGGCGATTCCACACTTTATGCGCTCGATGCCGACGAAACGGGCTCCAGCGAGGGCTCGCGTGCGGAACTGCGAACACTCGGTTATTTTGCCGAGTAA
- a CDS encoding cold-shock protein, producing the protein MATGTVDFFNDTGGYGFIETEDADEDVFFHMEDVGGPDLEEGQEVEFDIEEADKGPRATNLTRL; encoded by the coding sequence ATGGCAACCGGAACGGTTGATTTCTTCAACGACACTGGCGGTTACGGCTTTATCGAAACTGAGGACGCGGACGAGGATGTCTTCTTCCACATGGAGGATGTCGGCGGCCCGGACCTCGAAGAAGGACAGGAAGTCGAGTTCGACATCGAGGAGGCCGACAAGGGCCCTCGAGCGACGAACCTGACGCGCCTGTAA
- a CDS encoding ferritin family protein gives MDLDSTRQLPLDRESRGMRYYRNAVERHWDPHDIELDTDRENLKAFLDSTDTPETYLDGLRSGVARFGAGEQAVTEDLAPLATALGSIDDQMFVTTQIYEEAKHTDFFDRYWREVIHPVEDALGLDPSSPTDETWFNDAYEELFDRNEEAMERLLAAPTAEQFAKAYCHYHLVIEGILAQTGYYGMQQSYSADSYPELPHLPGLCDGFTKIRQDEGRHVGFGMAKLKALVGDGKVDPQLLDDIVGELLPLVDDITTDVGDESFDDVGIPPEELEAFAAEKHTERMEQIKDAAKSVPDLDSLTSLDG, from the coding sequence ATGGACCTCGATAGCACGCGACAACTTCCGCTCGACCGGGAGTCCCGTGGGATGCGGTATTACCGGAACGCCGTCGAGCGACACTGGGACCCCCACGATATCGAACTGGACACCGACCGCGAGAACCTGAAAGCGTTTCTTGATTCGACTGACACCCCCGAGACGTACCTCGATGGGCTTCGTTCCGGCGTTGCCCGCTTTGGCGCGGGCGAGCAGGCGGTGACTGAGGACCTCGCGCCGCTGGCGACGGCACTCGGCAGTATCGACGACCAGATGTTCGTCACGACTCAGATATACGAGGAGGCAAAGCACACGGACTTCTTCGACCGGTACTGGCGGGAGGTCATCCACCCCGTCGAGGACGCACTCGGTCTCGACCCGTCTTCGCCCACCGACGAGACGTGGTTCAACGACGCCTACGAGGAACTCTTCGACCGCAACGAGGAAGCGATGGAGCGGTTGCTCGCGGCTCCGACGGCCGAACAGTTCGCCAAGGCGTACTGCCATTACCATCTCGTCATCGAGGGGATTCTCGCCCAGACCGGTTACTACGGGATGCAACAGTCGTATTCCGCCGACAGCTACCCGGAACTACCGCATCTGCCGGGGCTGTGTGATGGGTTCACGAAGATTCGGCAAGATGAGGGCCGCCACGTCGGCTTCGGGATGGCCAAGCTGAAAGCACTCGTCGGCGACGGCAAGGTCGACCCGCAACTGCTCGATGACATCGTCGGAGAGCTGCTACCGCTCGTCGATGACATCACGACAGATGTCGGCGACGAATCCTTCGACGATGTCGGTATTCCGCCCGAGGAGCTCGAGGCCTTCGCCGCCGAAAAACACACCGAGCGGATGGAACAAATAAAAGACGCCGCCAAATCCGTCCCCGACCTCGACTCACTGACGTCGCTTGATGGGTAG